In Phragmites australis chromosome 24, lpPhrAust1.1, whole genome shotgun sequence, the following are encoded in one genomic region:
- the LOC133906949 gene encoding homeobox-leucine zipper protein HOX23-like, with translation MKPMATNGMPPSFFPANFLLQMQQPFPHHHPQQQQEHHHDDHELHLLAPPPPSLNAFLHDFGGAMAAPPPPMLAGGIGKPPMYLSDGVDDDDLHHAPGTDGAHLQGQDGAASDDDDEGSAAAGGGCGGERKRRLSVEQVRTLERSFEVANKLEPERKAQLARALGLQPRQVAIWFQNRRARWKTKQLEKDYDALRRQFDAARAENDALLAHNKKLHAEIMALKGGGRQEAASELINLNVKETEASCSNRSENSSEINLDISRPAPAPAPAADESHNHRGLPFYASAVDQLLQHGHPSQPKVELGHGTTAADTAATAGGSFGSLLCGTVVDEQPPAFWPWADGHHNFH, from the exons ATGAAGCCAATGGCCACCAATGGCATGCCGCCCTCCTTCTTCCCCGCAAACTTCCTCCTCCAAATGCAGCAGCCCTTCCCTCACCACCAcccccagcagcagcaagagcaCCATCACGATGACCACGAGCTCCATCTCCTggctccccctcctccctccctcaaCGCCTTCCTCCACGACTTCGGCGGCGCCATGGCAGCGCCGCCCCCGCCAATGCTGGCCGGCGGCATCGGCAAGCCGCCCATGTACCTTTCCGACGGCGTGGACGACGACGACCTCCACCACGCCCCGGGGACGGACGGCGCGCACCTGCAGGGGCAGGACGGGGCGGcgtccgacgacgacgacgaggggTCCGCCGCGGCGGGCGGCGGGTGCGGCGGGGAGCGGAAGCGCCGCCTGAGCGTGGAGCAGGTGCGTACACTGGAGCGGAGCTTCGAGGTGGCGAACAAGCTGGAGCCGGAGcggaaggcgcagctggcgcgCGCGCTAGGGCTGCAGCCCCGGCAGGTAGCcatctggttccagaaccggcGCGCGCGCTGGAAGACGAAGCAGCTGGAGAAGGACTACGACGCGCTCCGCCGCCAGTTCGACGCCGCGCGCGCCGAGAACGACGCGCTCCTCGCCCACAACAAGAAGCTCCACGCCGAG ATCATGGCGCTCAAGGGAGGAGGGAGGCAGGAGGCGGCGTCGGAGCTGATCAACCTCAACGTCAAGGAGACGGAGGCATCCTGCAGCAACCGCAGCGAGAACAGCTCCGAGATCAACCTCGACATCTCcaggcctgcgccggcgccggcgcccgccGCGGATGAGAGCCACAACCACCGCGGTCTCCCGTTCTACGCCTCCGCCGTCGACCAGCTCCTGCAGCACGGCCACCCGTCCCAGCCCAAGGTGGAGCTCGGGCACGGCACCACGGCTGCGGACACGGCCGCGACGGCGGGTGGCAGCTTCGGCAGCCTGCTGTGCGGCACCGTCGTCGACGAGCAGCCACCGGCGTTCTGGCCATGGGCCGACGGCCACCACAACTTCCACTGA